One stretch of Micromonospora echinospora DNA includes these proteins:
- the dtd gene encoding D-aminoacyl-tRNA deacylase: MRAVVQTVGRARVTVDDEVTGEITDGLLVLLGVTHTDTPQVAATMARKLHELRILDDERSAADVGAPLLVVSQFTLYGDARKGRRPSWTAAAPAEVAEPLVDAVVEQLRARGAKVETGRFRAHMLVESVNVGPRTLVLDL; the protein is encoded by the coding sequence ATGCGGGCGGTGGTGCAGACCGTCGGCCGGGCCCGGGTGACGGTCGACGACGAGGTGACCGGTGAGATCACCGACGGCCTGCTGGTGCTGCTCGGCGTCACCCACACCGACACCCCGCAGGTGGCCGCCACGATGGCCCGCAAGCTGCACGAACTGCGCATCCTCGACGACGAGCGCAGCGCCGCCGACGTCGGCGCGCCGCTGCTGGTGGTCAGCCAGTTCACGCTCTACGGCGACGCGCGCAAGGGCCGGCGGCCGAGCTGGACCGCCGCGGCGCCCGCCGAGGTGGCCGAACCCCTGGTGGACGCCGTGGTCGAACAGTTGCGCGCCCGGGGCGCGAAGGTGGAGACCGGCCGTTTCCGCGCCCACATGCTCGTGGAGAGCGTCAACGTCGGTCCCCGGACCCTCGTGCTCGACCTCTGA
- a CDS encoding sporulation protein, whose protein sequence is MVFKRLMQAMGVGGPSVETVLANPNCRPGGVLEGRIQVIGGDHPVDVSYVALGLVTRVEVESSDSEYDVNQEFGRAQMTGPFRLEPGQRHEVPFRYQVPWETPLTDLYGQHLHGMTMGLRTELEVARAVDKGDMDAVSVHPLPAHERLLEALLRLGFRFARADVERGHIYGVRQQLPFYQEIEFYPAPQYAGAMNQLEVTFVTDPQQVHVVLELDKRGGLFTEGRDAFGRFTVDHATADRTDWAAHLDGWLRQSLSRRGLFS, encoded by the coding sequence GTGGTCTTCAAGCGGCTCATGCAGGCGATGGGTGTGGGCGGACCGTCCGTGGAGACGGTGCTCGCCAACCCCAACTGCCGCCCCGGCGGTGTGCTGGAGGGCCGGATCCAGGTGATCGGCGGCGACCACCCGGTGGACGTCAGCTACGTCGCGCTCGGCCTGGTCACCCGGGTCGAGGTGGAGAGCTCCGACTCCGAGTACGACGTCAACCAGGAGTTCGGCCGCGCCCAGATGACCGGCCCGTTCCGGCTGGAGCCGGGGCAGCGTCACGAGGTGCCGTTCCGCTACCAGGTGCCCTGGGAGACGCCGCTGACCGATCTGTACGGCCAGCACCTGCACGGCATGACAATGGGCCTGCGTACCGAGCTGGAGGTGGCCCGCGCGGTGGACAAGGGCGACATGGACGCCGTGTCGGTGCATCCGCTGCCCGCCCACGAGCGGCTGCTGGAGGCGCTGCTGCGGCTGGGCTTCCGCTTCGCGCGCGCCGACGTCGAGCGTGGGCACATCTATGGCGTACGCCAGCAGTTGCCCTTCTACCAGGAGATCGAGTTCTACCCGGCGCCGCAGTACGCGGGCGCGATGAACCAGCTGGAGGTCACCTTCGTCACCGACCCGCAGCAGGTGCACGTGGTGCTGGAGCTGGACAAGCGGGGCGGCCTGTTCACCGAGGGCCGCGACGCGTTCGGACGGTTCACGGTGGACCACGCCACGGCGGACCGCACCGACTGGGCCGCCCATCTCGACGGCTGGCTGCGGCAGTCGCTGTCCCGCCGAGGGCTGTTCTCCTAG